The genomic DNA AAGCGATACTAGACCAGCTTTCAAACTCTGAACCAAATCCAATTAAGCAAAGCCCGCCAATAATGAGCTGAAGTGTTACCATCCAAATGGAATTAACGCGGTGCCCAGTCTTCTTAATAAATACTGTTCCAAGTGCCCAGCCAATAGCGCATCCTATCGCGAGAAGGATTCCGATAATAGAGATATGTCCAGTTAAACTACTAGAGCTAATGACACCCACGCCAATAAATCCAAGAACAAGCCCAAAAATTTTTAAGCCGTACATAGATTCTTCAAGCCAAATCCATGAGAAAACGCCGAGTAAAACAGGTTGTAGAAATACAATGGCGGAAAATAACCCAGCTGGCATATATTGAAGGCCTACAGTTTGTAATCCGTAAAATATAATGATGTTAAGTAAAGAAGAAATAACGTATAAATGCCAAGTTTCTTTTAAGTGTAACTCTTTGTATTTCGGTAATGCGAAAAGGAGTAAAATGAATCCTCCAATTAAAGTTCGAACGCCTGCAAATAAAACGGGTGGTGTATAATGCAGGGCAAACTTAGATAAAGGCCAATTGATTCCCCACATGAAAACGAGAAAGGTAAGGATTATGGCCGTCTTAGTTCGAGAAAGCTGTGTCACGGTAAGACCTCCTTGTTGTTATTCATTTCACTATGATATGATATCGACTGTAATAAATAAAATGAATCTTTTTTATGGGGAGTATAAGTGATTAGTTATGACCATTACACAACTGCAAGTATTAATAAAAACCGTTGAGTTAGGTAGTTTTACGAAGGCAGCTCGGGTGTTAAATATGACGCAGCCAGCTGTTAGTCATGCGATTTCAAGTATTGAGTCAGAGATAGGAGTTACGATTCTTATACGTGATAAACGAAAAGGATTAATTGTTACGGATGTAGGAAACAGAATTCTTGTACATATTAGAGAGATTTTGAACGGTGTAGAGAAGATTGAACAAGAAGTTGCGATGGAGAAAGGGCACGAAGTTGGGACGATTCGAATTGGG from Bacillus cereus G9842 includes the following:
- a CDS encoding DMT family transporter — encoded protein: MTQLSRTKTAIILTFLVFMWGINWPLSKFALHYTPPVLFAGVRTLIGGFILLLFALPKYKELHLKETWHLYVISSLLNIIIFYGLQTVGLQYMPAGLFSAIVFLQPVLLGVFSWIWLEESMYGLKIFGLVLGFIGVGVISSSSLTGHISIIGILLAIGCAIGWALGTVFIKKTGHRVNSIWMVTLQLIIGGLCLIGFGSEFESWSSIAWSIPFVSVLLFISFFVIAMGWLAYFTLVGAGEASKVGAYTFLIPLIAIIVSSIFLHEAITMSLFIGLLFIVVSICFVNIKPKALAIRQQVELK